A section of the Alligator mississippiensis isolate rAllMis1 chromosome 8, rAllMis1, whole genome shotgun sequence genome encodes:
- the SGSH gene encoding N-sulphoglucosamine sulphohydrolase isoform X1: protein MRVRGQLALALLMLAVPGGAARNALLIVADDGGFESGVYNNSAIATPNLDALARRSLVFQNAFTSVSSCSPSRASILTGLPQHQNGMYGLHQDVHHFNSFDKVQSLPLLLGQARIRTGIIGKKHVGPEAVYPFDFAYTEENGSVLQVGRNITRIKLLVRKFLRSQDERPFFLYVAFHDPHRCGHSQPQYGPFCEKFGNGESGMGWIPDWTPQQYRPEDVEVPYFVPDTPAARADLAAQYTTIGRMDQGIGLVLEELSHAGFLNSTLVIYTSDNGIPFPSGRTNLYRSGTAEPLLVSSPEHPARWGQVSQAYASLLDLTPTLLDWFSIPYPSYSIFGTAQVQLTGKSLLPALASEPAWATAFSSQSLHEVTMHYPMRAVQHGHFRLVHNLHYRMPFPIDQDFYISPTFQDLLCRTRAGQPTHWNKTLHQYYYRDRWELFDQSRDPSESCNLAADPRYAQILEVLRAQLVKWQWDTQDPWVCAPDGVLEEKLSPPCQPLYNEL, encoded by the exons ATGCGGGTCCGCGGGCAGCTGGCGCTGGCGCTGCTGATGCTGGCGGTGCCCGGCGGAGCCGCCCGCAACGCGCTGCTCATCGTGG CGGACGATGGGGGGTTTGAGAGCGGCGTGTACAACAACTCGGCCATCGCCACCCCCAACCTGGACGCGCTGGCGCGGCGCAGCCTCGTCTTCCAGAACGCCTTCACCTCCGtcagcagctgctcccccagccggGCCAGCATCCTGACCGGCTTACCCCAG CACCAGAACGGGATGTACGGGCTGCACCAGGACGTGCACCACTTCAACTCCTTCGACAAGGTGCAGAGCCTTCCCCTGCTGCTCGGCCAGGCGCGGATCCGGACAG GGATCATCGGGAAGAAGCACGTGGGGCCGGAGGCAGTGTACCCCTTCGACTTTGCCTACACGGAGGAGAATGGCTCGGTGCTGCAGGTGGGCCGCAACATCACCCGCATCAAGCTGCTCGTGCGCAAGTTCCTCCGGAGCCAGGATGAGAG GCCGTTCTTCCTGTACGTCGCCTTCCACGACCCCCACCGCTGCGGCCACTCTCAGCCCCAGTACGGGCCCTTCTGCGAGAAGTTCGGCAACGGCGAGAGTGGCATGGGCTGGATCCCCGACTGGACGCCCCAGCAGTACCGCCCGGAGGACGTGGAG GTCCCTTACTTCGTTCCAGACACTCCTGCGGCTCGTGCGGACTTGGCCGCCCAGTACACAACCATCGGGCGCATGGACCAAG GCATCGGGCTGGTCCTGGAAGAGCTGAGCCACGCCGGGTTCCTCAACTCCACGCTGGTCATCTACACCTCCGACAACGGCATCCCCTTCCCCAGCGGCAGAACCAACCTGTACCGCTCGGGCACGGCTGAGCCCCTGCTCGTCTCCTCTCCCGAGCACCCTGCTCGCTGGGGGCAGGTCAGCCAGGCCTATGCCAGCCTGCTGG ATCTCACGCCCACCCTCCTGGACTGGTTCTCCATCCCCTACCCCAGCTACAGCATCTTCGGCACTGCACAGGTGCAGCTCACCGGGAAGTCATTGCTGCCGGCGCTGGCATCGGAGCCGGCCTGGGCAACGGCGTtcagcagccagagcctccacgaAGTCACCATGCACTACCCCATGCGGGCCGTGCAGCACGGGCACTTCCGCCTGGTCCACAACCTCCACTACCGCATGCCCTTCCCCATCGACCAGGACTTCTACATCTcgcccaccttccaggacctGCTGTGCCGCACGCGGGCCGGCCAGCCCACCCACTGGAACAAGACCCTGCACCAGTACTACTACCGGGACCGCTGGGAGCTGTTTGATCAGAGCCGCGACCCCTCCGAGAGCTGCAACCTGGCTGCTGACCCCCGCTACGCCCAGATCCTGGAGGTGCTTCGAGCCCAGCTGGTGAAGTGGCAGTGGGACACCCAGGACCCGTGGGTGTGTGCCCCCGACGGCGTCTTGGAGGAGAAGCTGAGCCCACCGTGCCAACCGCTCTACAATGAGCTCTGA
- the SGSH gene encoding N-sulphoglucosamine sulphohydrolase isoform X2, whose protein sequence is MRVRGQLALALLMLAVPGGAARNALLIVADDGGFESGVYNNSAIATPNLDALARRSLVFQNAFTSVSSCSPSRASILTGLPQHQNGMYGLHQDVHHFNSFDKVQSLPLLLGQARIRTGIIGKKHVGPEAVYPFDFAYTEENGSVLQVGRNITRIKLLVRKFLRSQDERPFFLYVAFHDPHRCGHSQPQYGPFCEKFGNGESGMGWIPDWTPQQYRPEDVEVPYFVPDTPAARADLAAQYTTIGRMDQGIGLVLEELSHAGFLNSTLVIYTSDNGIPFPSGRTNLYRSGTAEPLLVSSPEHPARWGQISRPPSWTGSPSPTPATASSALHRCSSPGSHCCRRWHRSRPGQRRSAARASTKSPCTTPCGPCSTGTSAWSTTSTTACPSPSTRTSTSRPPSRTCCAARGPASPPTGTRPCTSTTTGTAGSCLIRAATPPRAATWLLTPATPRSWRCFEPSW, encoded by the exons ATGCGGGTCCGCGGGCAGCTGGCGCTGGCGCTGCTGATGCTGGCGGTGCCCGGCGGAGCCGCCCGCAACGCGCTGCTCATCGTGG CGGACGATGGGGGGTTTGAGAGCGGCGTGTACAACAACTCGGCCATCGCCACCCCCAACCTGGACGCGCTGGCGCGGCGCAGCCTCGTCTTCCAGAACGCCTTCACCTCCGtcagcagctgctcccccagccggGCCAGCATCCTGACCGGCTTACCCCAG CACCAGAACGGGATGTACGGGCTGCACCAGGACGTGCACCACTTCAACTCCTTCGACAAGGTGCAGAGCCTTCCCCTGCTGCTCGGCCAGGCGCGGATCCGGACAG GGATCATCGGGAAGAAGCACGTGGGGCCGGAGGCAGTGTACCCCTTCGACTTTGCCTACACGGAGGAGAATGGCTCGGTGCTGCAGGTGGGCCGCAACATCACCCGCATCAAGCTGCTCGTGCGCAAGTTCCTCCGGAGCCAGGATGAGAG GCCGTTCTTCCTGTACGTCGCCTTCCACGACCCCCACCGCTGCGGCCACTCTCAGCCCCAGTACGGGCCCTTCTGCGAGAAGTTCGGCAACGGCGAGAGTGGCATGGGCTGGATCCCCGACTGGACGCCCCAGCAGTACCGCCCGGAGGACGTGGAG GTCCCTTACTTCGTTCCAGACACTCCTGCGGCTCGTGCGGACTTGGCCGCCCAGTACACAACCATCGGGCGCATGGACCAAG GCATCGGGCTGGTCCTGGAAGAGCTGAGCCACGCCGGGTTCCTCAACTCCACGCTGGTCATCTACACCTCCGACAACGGCATCCCCTTCCCCAGCGGCAGAACCAACCTGTACCGCTCGGGCACGGCTGAGCCCCTGCTCGTCTCCTCTCCCGAGCACCCTGCTCGCTGGGGGCAG ATCTCACGCCCACCCTCCTGGACTGGTTCTCCATCCCCTACCCCAGCTACAGCATCTTCGGCACTGCACAGGTGCAGCTCACCGGGAAGTCATTGCTGCCGGCGCTGGCATCGGAGCCGGCCTGGGCAACGGCGTtcagcagccagagcctccacgaAGTCACCATGCACTACCCCATGCGGGCCGTGCAGCACGGGCACTTCCGCCTGGTCCACAACCTCCACTACCGCATGCCCTTCCCCATCGACCAGGACTTCTACATCTcgcccaccttccaggacctGCTGTGCCGCACGCGGGCCGGCCAGCCCACCCACTGGAACAAGACCCTGCACCAGTACTACTACCGGGACCGCTGGGAGCTGTTTGATCAGAGCCGCGACCCCTCCGAGAGCTGCAACCTGGCTGCTGACCCCCGCTACGCCCAGATCCTGGAGGTGCTTCGAGCCCAGCTGGTGA